A stretch of the Vibrio sp. SS-MA-C1-2 genome encodes the following:
- a CDS encoding YajD family HNH nuclease, translating into MSSDFYGTSASYAKQESGYREKALKLYPWVCGHCAREFVYSNLRELTVHHVDHDHTNNPNDGSNWELLCLFCHDHEHSKYTEHDQYGTNVVAGEDDHEAATHNPFADLKKMMKK; encoded by the coding sequence ATGTCTTCTGATTTTTATGGCACTAGTGCCAGTTATGCAAAACAAGAGAGTGGATATCGTGAAAAAGCGTTAAAGCTCTACCCTTGGGTATGTGGTCATTGCGCGCGTGAATTTGTTTATTCCAATTTAAGAGAGTTAACGGTCCATCATGTCGATCATGATCATACAAATAACCCTAATGATGGAAGTAATTGGGAGTTATTGTGTTTATTTTGTCATGATCATGAACACTCAAAATATACGGAGCATGATCAATATGGCACTAATGTTGTTGCTGGTGAAGATGATCATGAAGCAGCCACGCATAACCCATTTGCTGATTTGAAAAAAATGATGAAAAAATAA
- a CDS encoding 2-oxoacid:acceptor oxidoreductase family protein: MLYALESHYVTVGKKAAGFVLHVAARSVSRHSLNVMAGHDDVYALLSAGYTTLFGSNAQEAADLAAISYRVSALSLIPVANTMDGFATSHIQSEVKLPEPELLKEYIGDPAERIVAPTEAQKMLYGAKGRVWHLTQFIEKNRDQIWQEQFANLEQFLSNQEEKIEKDTQGELLASTYAMLPELLHGKWRRAWLNAYEKGTRQRVPALVDVNNPGLTGGVQNQPDYQAGIVDHRTHFMADVPRFVQQAMDDYTELTGRQYQPVMEFMCDDAEEVVIGLGSVTDDAEVVAQYLRTQGKKVGVISIKLLYPFPEKELVESLQGKKVVTVLERCDETRLTEKVTRALFKARENHLKATEYHLDIPAMRDLPIICTGVFGLGGHDLQPRHLVAAFENMSDENCKPFYYVGTQFFSADKPLSDVEQRLQAAYPETQLMALETKENPHLLPEDAMRIRFHSVGGYGTIATGKLLTDILSGVLSLHSKSMPKYGSEKSGAPTNFFITLSPEPIKLTNAELQQVEVVLSPDHKVFMHTDPLAGLEKGGTFILQSSSSSEEVWQSLPRAARAYIRENQIKFYIVDAFKVAKQHAPSPELEIRMMGIAFIGALCGNVKQIKSEDKDQVLARIRQQIEYKFGAKGEKVIEGNMSVIIDGIAATQPVDYLKFPAVYANESSESATIAAKPTSASCGLFDAEYFDNIAGQYYADGTIGEAPVIPGSGMFIPPSSAITKNKGIFRLNVPEFDAQKCTGCMECSLACPDGAMPNAVHDLTDILSTAIKQVNLPMGIQEQLSRMVPQISDEVRHIYRQVGKGDAPLLHQAVTQAVDALPQTEQVLQQPLAALCVVVENLPMSKTKPFFDAMEKHRPGSGGLFSVAVDSTKCSGCMECVEVCGPNALKKTVQTNELTQKMKYQFEFINKMEKTPIRFIDGAIESAQEAKRILLDRDHYNAMGSGHGACRGCGEVTVLRLVSSINRAIKQNSYQAHSQQLETLIDKLNSKLSQQDLVNSDPTRAARITQTLAQLEKRLYEFEFGPTGEGRANAMIANATGCSSVYASTFPANPYQEPWINSLFQDTPALAKGIFEGEMANQLVQIRALHTAQLEVEDLYQPEAHDNQLRYLDWTQLSDKELSLMPAILSIGGDGAVYDIGFGALSRVLSTRTPMKILVLNTGSYSNTGGQASTASFTAQDSDLSRFGKVHSGKQEERKELGLIATFHPKVFVAQSTTALQGHFMSSVIEYLNYQDSPALLDVYTPCMGEHGIADDMSTKHARLALESRMSPVFVHDPRQGETLTERFSIEGNPELTQDWTSQTISFVDQDGMTQLKECSFTPADFALYEGRFAKHFKVATEQQSLISVPEYLAMSDSDRYSHTPFIWATNKKNQLIQLTVSESIIALCEERLKNWHMLQYLSGQENIAMERGYQQQITDLEQRYQASQADKEQTIDDIANGLAELALTSDVFAGGDFVSSSHNIPVKQVESSVTTSSAPISTDTQPLVNIAEENISQCTDCKTCYQQLGELFEKVTIVDDGQPKVVSKVIENALSTVSITPELIDRAERIADECDAEIIEFCAPKVTEA; encoded by the coding sequence ATTCTCTATGCCCTTGAATCTCACTATGTGACGGTAGGTAAAAAAGCCGCTGGATTTGTATTACACGTTGCTGCACGTTCTGTTTCTCGTCACTCTTTAAATGTGATGGCCGGTCATGATGATGTTTATGCATTATTATCAGCAGGCTATACCACCTTATTTGGAAGTAATGCTCAAGAAGCGGCAGATTTAGCGGCCATCTCTTATCGTGTCAGTGCGCTTTCGTTGATCCCAGTGGCGAATACCATGGATGGTTTTGCAACCAGTCATATTCAGAGTGAAGTCAAACTTCCTGAACCTGAGTTGTTGAAAGAGTACATCGGTGATCCCGCAGAGCGTATCGTTGCACCAACAGAAGCACAGAAGATGCTGTATGGCGCAAAAGGACGAGTTTGGCACTTAACACAATTTATTGAGAAAAATCGAGACCAGATTTGGCAGGAACAATTTGCGAATTTAGAACAGTTCTTATCAAATCAAGAAGAAAAGATTGAGAAAGACACTCAAGGTGAATTATTAGCATCAACTTATGCAATGTTGCCTGAATTGCTCCATGGAAAGTGGCGTCGAGCTTGGTTAAACGCTTATGAAAAAGGGACGCGTCAACGAGTTCCAGCGTTAGTGGATGTAAATAACCCAGGTTTAACCGGGGGAGTTCAAAATCAACCCGATTATCAAGCGGGTATTGTCGATCATCGAACTCACTTTATGGCTGATGTGCCTCGTTTTGTTCAACAAGCTATGGATGATTATACAGAGTTAACTGGGCGTCAGTATCAACCTGTCATGGAGTTTATGTGCGATGATGCTGAAGAGGTGGTCATCGGGTTAGGCTCTGTCACCGATGATGCAGAAGTGGTTGCGCAATACCTTCGTACTCAAGGTAAAAAAGTGGGTGTTATCTCTATTAAGTTACTTTATCCATTCCCTGAAAAAGAGCTGGTGGAGTCATTGCAAGGCAAAAAAGTTGTCACTGTATTAGAGCGTTGTGATGAAACCCGTTTAACAGAAAAAGTGACAAGAGCATTATTTAAAGCACGAGAAAATCACTTGAAAGCAACAGAATATCACTTAGATATTCCAGCGATGCGTGATCTGCCAATTATCTGTACGGGTGTATTTGGTTTAGGTGGCCATGATTTACAGCCTCGCCATTTAGTGGCTGCGTTCGAAAATATGAGCGATGAAAATTGTAAGCCTTTCTATTATGTTGGTACTCAATTTTTCTCGGCTGATAAACCATTAAGTGACGTTGAACAGCGTTTACAAGCAGCGTATCCAGAAACACAATTAATGGCGTTAGAAACGAAAGAGAACCCACATTTATTACCTGAAGATGCAATGAGAATTAGATTCCATTCAGTCGGTGGATATGGAACGATTGCAACAGGGAAATTATTGACTGATATTTTATCTGGTGTGTTAAGTCTACACTCAAAATCAATGCCAAAATATGGTTCAGAGAAGAGTGGTGCGCCGACCAATTTCTTTATTACGTTATCTCCAGAGCCAATTAAACTAACCAATGCCGAGCTACAACAGGTTGAAGTGGTATTGTCTCCTGACCATAAAGTCTTTATGCATACCGATCCATTAGCGGGCTTAGAAAAAGGCGGTACGTTTATCTTACAAAGCTCTAGTAGTTCAGAAGAAGTTTGGCAAAGCTTACCAAGAGCAGCACGTGCTTATATTCGAGAAAATCAGATCAAATTCTATATTGTTGATGCCTTTAAAGTGGCGAAACAGCATGCACCAAGTCCTGAGTTAGAGATCCGTATGATGGGTATCGCCTTTATTGGAGCATTATGCGGTAATGTGAAGCAGATTAAGAGTGAAGATAAAGATCAAGTCTTAGCAAGAATTCGTCAGCAGATTGAATATAAATTTGGTGCAAAAGGGGAGAAAGTGATTGAAGGTAATATGTCGGTTATTATTGACGGTATTGCTGCAACACAACCTGTTGATTACCTCAAGTTCCCTGCGGTTTATGCCAATGAGAGCAGTGAAAGTGCAACGATTGCGGCTAAGCCGACTTCTGCAAGTTGCGGTCTTTTTGACGCAGAATATTTTGATAATATCGCAGGACAATATTACGCAGATGGAACCATTGGTGAGGCACCGGTTATTCCAGGCTCTGGCATGTTTATTCCACCATCAAGCGCAATCACTAAGAATAAGGGAATATTCCGCTTGAATGTACCTGAGTTTGATGCCCAAAAATGTACTGGTTGTATGGAGTGTTCGCTGGCTTGTCCTGATGGTGCGATGCCAAATGCGGTTCATGACTTGACGGATATTCTTTCTACCGCCATCAAGCAAGTTAACCTACCAATGGGTATTCAAGAGCAGCTTAGTCGAATGGTTCCACAAATCAGCGATGAAGTTCGTCATATTTATCGTCAAGTCGGTAAAGGTGATGCGCCATTATTGCACCAAGCCGTCACTCAAGCTGTGGATGCCTTGCCACAAACAGAGCAAGTATTACAACAACCTTTAGCCGCACTTTGTGTGGTGGTTGAAAACTTACCGATGAGTAAAACTAAACCGTTCTTTGACGCGATGGAGAAGCATCGCCCAGGTTCAGGTGGCCTATTCTCGGTTGCGGTTGATTCAACCAAATGTAGCGGTTGTATGGAGTGTGTCGAAGTCTGTGGCCCTAATGCACTGAAGAAAACGGTACAAACCAATGAATTAACTCAAAAAATGAAGTATCAGTTTGAGTTTATTAATAAAATGGAAAAAACCCCGATTCGCTTTATTGATGGCGCGATTGAATCTGCTCAAGAAGCTAAGCGAATTCTACTTGATCGAGACCATTATAATGCAATGGGATCAGGTCATGGTGCATGTCGTGGTTGTGGTGAGGTGACTGTACTTCGTTTGGTCTCTTCGATTAACCGTGCAATTAAGCAGAACAGCTATCAAGCTCATAGTCAGCAGTTAGAAACGTTAATTGATAAGTTAAATAGTAAGTTATCTCAGCAAGATTTGGTGAACAGTGATCCAACTAGAGCCGCGCGTATTACTCAAACGCTGGCTCAGTTAGAAAAACGCCTGTATGAATTTGAGTTTGGTCCTACGGGTGAAGGTCGTGCCAATGCGATGATCGCCAATGCGACGGGATGTAGTAGTGTTTATGCGTCAACATTCCCTGCTAATCCATATCAAGAACCTTGGATCAACAGCCTATTCCAAGATACGCCTGCATTAGCAAAAGGTATTTTTGAAGGTGAAATGGCCAATCAATTGGTTCAGATCCGTGCTCTACATACAGCACAATTGGAAGTTGAAGATCTTTATCAGCCAGAGGCTCATGATAACCAATTACGCTATTTAGACTGGACACAATTAAGCGATAAAGAGTTATCACTGATGCCCGCTATTTTAAGTATTGGTGGTGATGGTGCGGTTTATGATATCGGTTTTGGTGCGCTATCTCGTGTGCTTTCTACTCGTACACCCATGAAAATATTAGTCTTAAATACCGGTAGTTACTCAAATACGGGAGGACAAGCATCGACGGCAAGTTTTACCGCACAAGACTCAGATTTAAGTCGCTTTGGTAAAGTGCATAGTGGTAAGCAAGAGGAGCGTAAAGAGTTAGGATTGATTGCAACCTTCCATCCTAAAGTGTTTGTTGCCCAAAGTACCACCGCGCTACAAGGACACTTTATGTCGAGTGTCATTGAGTACTTAAACTATCAAGATTCACCGGCCTTACTTGATGTCTATACGCCTTGTATGGGTGAGCATGGTATTGCCGATGATATGAGTACCAAACATGCTCGTTTAGCCCTTGAAAGTAGAATGAGTCCTGTTTTTGTTCATGATCCTCGTCAAGGCGAAACCTTAACTGAGCGTTTTTCTATTGAAGGGAACCCTGAGTTGACTCAAGATTGGACAAGCCAAACCATTAGCTTTGTTGACCAAGATGGTATGACACAACTGAAAGAATGTAGCTTTACGCCTGCTGATTTTGCGCTGTATGAGGGACGCTTTGCAAAACACTTCAAAGTTGCAACAGAGCAACAAAGCCTAATCTCGGTGCCAGAATATTTGGCAATGAGTGACAGTGATCGTTACAGCCATACGCCATTTATATGGGCGACCAATAAGAAGAATCAACTTATTCAATTGACGGTGTCTGAGTCGATTATTGCGCTATGTGAAGAGCGCCTTAAGAATTGGCATATGTTGCAGTATTTGAGTGGTCAAGAGAACATTGCAATGGAACGTGGTTATCAGCAGCAAATTACTGATTTAGAACAACGTTACCAAGCGTCTCAAGCTGATAAAGAGCAGACGATTGATGATATTGCCAATGGTTTAGCTGAATTGGCATTAACATCGGATGTTTTTGCTGGTGGTGATTTTGTGAGTTCTAGTCACAATATCCCTGTCAAACAGGTTGAATCCTCAGTAACAACAAGCTCTGCGCCAATATCAACCGATACTCAACCATTAGTGAATATTGCGGAAGAAAATATCAGTCAATGTACCGATTGTAAAACCTGCTATCAGCAATTGGGCGAGCTGTTTGAAAAAGTGACGATTGTTGATGATGGACAGCCTAAAGTTGTCAGTAAAGTGATTGAAAACGCATTATCTACGGTATCAATAACACCTGAACTCATCGATCGAGCAGAACGAATTGCCGATGAGTGTGATGCAGAGATCATCGAATTCTGTGCACCGAAAGTCACGGAGGCATAA
- a CDS encoding sulfide/dihydroorotate dehydrogenase-like FAD/NAD-binding protein: MNMTLSQAQQDLLLRSAEQQSRKYSNLLAKQSMELIQKTLKKGDLSENFITGLWNALLEDNPLSQVLQRYLWRVPLKQKRHFIRGIDQHLSERYPMFKGLSKGWPGSNNIPPYVRPAEERNRDFDLVSQGYLGYMGLGYSLREVELFVWLEVIRDKQCEDRPCEIGAPLCNDKGEETNEMDGGCPVKIHIPEVLDLMGDGKLKEAFELIQSANPLPNVTGRVCPQELQCQGVCTHNDRPIEIGQLEWFLPQYDKLSSKEESDAGKQRRLDKKNCLPNPWAVANKAPIAIVGSGPSGLINAYLLAKEGYPVTVFEAFHALGGVLRYGIPEFRLPNSLIDDVVEKIRQLGGRFVTNYIVGKTATLDDLKKAGFAKIFIGTGAGLPRFMNVPGEHLVNIMSANEFLTRVNLMHANLPDYETPLPAVKGKQVMVIGGGNTAMDAARTACRLGAEVTIVYRRTKQEMPARVEELHHALEEGINVCELRSPSEFLGDKNHHLNGVKVEVMALGEADSSGRRRPVATGEVEHLPVDLAIMALGNNANPIVKDSEPKLTTSKWGTLLVNNDSQETSIDDVYSGGDATRGGSTAIKAAGDGQAAAKEIMSTLDLNPSQIKQLVASADKYTSIGQTKPTIVKRRQLTDEIVELTITAPLIAQSAKAGQFVRVLADEKGELIPLTLADWNAEQGTIELVIQGLGTSSKLINQMQVGDEFCAIGGPLGQQSAVHKYPQNTRIVFTAGGVGLPAVHPILCAHLAIGNNVTLISGFRSQENSFWVAKDERIEALKQQYPDTLDVIYTSNDGSLGIEGFVTTPLESMLKLSQQKVKESEAHSSLDNSDIIAEVVTIGPPLMMRAVSDLTKEYDTYCVASLNSIMVDATGMCGACMVPVMVDGKLVRKHACIDGPELDSHSIEWDKFLPRFTQFKPQEYQSQIEHKLIEA; encoded by the coding sequence ATGAATATGACGTTATCTCAAGCTCAGCAAGATCTGCTATTACGATCTGCAGAGCAACAATCAAGAAAATACAGCAACTTATTAGCCAAGCAGAGTATGGAGTTGATTCAAAAAACTTTGAAAAAAGGTGATTTGAGTGAAAATTTTATTACCGGTTTATGGAATGCTTTGCTAGAAGATAACCCGTTGAGTCAGGTACTTCAACGTTATCTATGGCGTGTGCCTCTAAAGCAGAAGCGTCATTTTATCCGCGGTATAGATCAGCACTTATCTGAGCGCTACCCAATGTTTAAAGGGCTATCAAAAGGGTGGCCAGGAAGTAATAATATTCCACCTTATGTCCGTCCTGCTGAAGAGCGTAATCGTGATTTCGATTTAGTGAGTCAAGGTTATTTAGGGTATATGGGGTTAGGCTATAGCCTGCGTGAGGTTGAACTGTTTGTTTGGTTAGAAGTGATTCGCGATAAGCAGTGTGAAGATCGCCCTTGTGAAATTGGTGCGCCTTTATGTAACGATAAAGGGGAAGAGACCAATGAAATGGATGGTGGGTGTCCTGTAAAAATTCATATTCCTGAAGTGCTTGATCTTATGGGAGATGGAAAATTAAAAGAGGCGTTTGAGTTGATTCAGAGCGCAAACCCTCTTCCTAATGTGACAGGACGTGTTTGTCCTCAAGAGTTACAGTGCCAAGGTGTTTGTACTCATAACGATCGCCCGATTGAAATTGGGCAGTTAGAGTGGTTCTTGCCTCAATATGACAAACTAAGTTCGAAAGAAGAGAGTGATGCGGGTAAACAACGTCGTCTTGATAAGAAAAATTGCTTGCCTAATCCTTGGGCTGTCGCTAATAAAGCGCCGATTGCGATCGTCGGATCTGGGCCTTCTGGATTGATCAATGCCTACTTATTAGCGAAGGAAGGTTACCCTGTCACGGTGTTTGAAGCGTTCCATGCTTTAGGTGGTGTATTACGCTATGGTATTCCTGAGTTTAGATTACCAAATAGCTTGATTGATGATGTTGTCGAGAAGATCCGCCAATTAGGTGGACGCTTTGTCACCAACTATATTGTTGGCAAAACAGCAACATTGGATGATCTTAAAAAAGCAGGCTTTGCAAAGATCTTTATCGGTACAGGGGCCGGGTTACCGCGCTTTATGAATGTACCCGGTGAACATTTAGTTAATATCATGTCGGCTAATGAATTTTTGACGCGAGTTAACTTAATGCATGCCAACCTGCCCGATTACGAGACACCATTACCTGCAGTTAAAGGTAAGCAAGTGATGGTGATTGGTGGAGGTAATACCGCGATGGATGCCGCCCGTACCGCTTGTCGTTTAGGTGCTGAAGTGACCATCGTTTACCGTCGAACTAAGCAAGAGATGCCGGCTCGAGTTGAGGAGCTACATCATGCGTTAGAAGAAGGCATTAACGTTTGCGAGCTACGATCACCAAGTGAATTCTTAGGGGATAAAAATCATCACCTCAACGGTGTTAAAGTCGAAGTGATGGCATTGGGAGAGGCGGATAGTTCTGGCCGTCGTCGTCCCGTTGCAACTGGTGAGGTTGAACACCTTCCTGTTGACTTAGCCATTATGGCATTAGGTAATAACGCCAATCCTATTGTTAAAGATTCAGAACCCAAACTGACGACATCTAAATGGGGAACATTACTGGTTAATAATGACTCCCAAGAAACATCGATTGATGATGTCTATAGTGGTGGTGATGCAACACGAGGTGGATCTACGGCGATTAAAGCCGCGGGAGATGGACAAGCGGCCGCAAAAGAGATCATGTCGACCCTTGATCTTAATCCAAGCCAAATTAAGCAGCTGGTGGCGAGTGCAGATAAATATACATCCATTGGTCAAACTAAGCCGACAATTGTTAAAAGACGTCAACTTACTGATGAGATCGTAGAGTTGACTATCACTGCACCTTTAATTGCTCAGTCAGCCAAAGCTGGGCAGTTTGTTCGCGTGTTAGCAGATGAAAAAGGCGAGCTTATTCCATTGACCTTAGCGGACTGGAATGCAGAGCAAGGAACGATTGAGCTGGTTATTCAAGGTTTGGGTACGAGTTCAAAACTGATAAATCAAATGCAAGTCGGTGATGAGTTCTGTGCGATTGGTGGTCCATTGGGGCAGCAAAGTGCGGTACATAAATACCCTCAGAATACAAGGATTGTCTTTACTGCGGGGGGTGTTGGTCTACCTGCCGTTCATCCTATTCTTTGTGCTCACTTAGCTATCGGAAACAATGTTACCTTGATTTCAGGGTTTAGAAGTCAAGAGAACAGCTTCTGGGTTGCAAAAGATGAGCGTATTGAAGCGTTAAAACAACAATACCCTGATACATTAGACGTTATCTACACCAGTAATGATGGTTCATTGGGTATTGAGGGCTTTGTTACCACACCATTAGAGTCAATGTTAAAGTTGTCGCAACAGAAGGTGAAAGAGAGCGAAGCTCACTCTTCATTAGATAATTCAGATATTATTGCGGAAGTGGTGACGATTGGTCCTCCATTGATGATGCGTGCCGTGAGTGACTTAACCAAAGAGTATGACACTTATTGTGTGGCAAGCTTAAACTCAATTATGGTTGACGCAACGGGTATGTGTGGAGCCTGTATGGTGCCAGTGATGGTCGATGGTAAACTGGTGCGGAAGCATGCTTGTATTGATGGCCCTGAACTAGATAGCCATTCCATTGAATGGGATAAATTTTTACCAAGATTTACTCAATTCAAACCACAAGAGTATCAAAGCCAGATTGAACATAAGTTGATTGAGGCTTGA
- a CDS encoding BamA/TamA family outer membrane protein, which translates to MDFLNIKQGSLFFVLATIPISSSAISFTDPIDGKFDMGEYLAENAYGFMPVPILITEPAIGYGGGAMGLFLHESDAQRKKRKQLAEKSLNGGAHLLTPAISVVGGFGTDNKTWGVFGGHRHSWNRDHIRYTGGAIYGDFNMSYYPFNSENSQLHDYSLDLSMKGYGVMQKLQFRVKDTPLLIGITQLYGGADITSQNNNKLQEALSDHFDYSPTISGLGLLIEYDALNSFLFPTNGGNYTAKYQFFREGIGSDYNYDTLQLKGTQYIPLNEKKNWILGVKSEFNSLISDERFLPPPVYPDVNLRGISRGRYQGENTITVEGQVMWSITHRWLVSAFGGVGSTARDVNGLFSDNHYSGGVGFRYLMARRYGLHAGIDLAASEEDSAIYFQVGTGL; encoded by the coding sequence ATGGATTTTTTAAATATCAAACAAGGATCGCTGTTCTTTGTATTGGCAACCATCCCAATTTCTTCCTCTGCAATCTCTTTTACTGATCCTATCGATGGTAAGTTTGATATGGGTGAGTATCTGGCTGAGAACGCATATGGATTTATGCCTGTCCCTATTTTAATTACCGAACCTGCCATTGGGTATGGGGGTGGCGCTATGGGGTTATTTTTACATGAGTCTGATGCGCAAAGGAAAAAACGAAAACAGTTAGCAGAGAAATCACTTAACGGCGGTGCTCACCTTTTAACGCCTGCCATTTCTGTTGTCGGTGGTTTTGGTACAGATAATAAAACGTGGGGGGTGTTTGGTGGACACCGTCACTCTTGGAACCGCGATCACATCCGTTATACTGGTGGCGCAATTTACGGTGACTTTAATATGAGTTACTACCCCTTTAATAGTGAAAATAGCCAACTTCACGATTATAGCCTTGATCTTTCGATGAAAGGTTATGGCGTAATGCAAAAGCTACAATTTAGGGTAAAAGATACACCTTTACTAATTGGTATCACTCAACTATATGGTGGTGCCGATATTACCAGTCAAAACAATAATAAATTACAAGAAGCCTTATCTGACCATTTTGACTACTCACCGACCATTTCAGGGTTAGGTCTATTAATCGAATATGATGCATTAAACTCATTTTTATTCCCAACGAACGGTGGCAACTACACCGCTAAGTATCAATTTTTTCGAGAAGGGATAGGCAGTGATTATAATTACGATACTTTACAGCTAAAAGGGACTCAATATATTCCTCTTAACGAGAAAAAAAATTGGATTTTAGGTGTGAAAAGTGAATTCAATTCTTTGATTAGCGATGAGCGATTTTTGCCACCTCCGGTTTATCCTGACGTTAATCTTCGTGGTATTTCTCGTGGTCGTTATCAAGGTGAAAATACCATTACGGTTGAAGGGCAAGTTATGTGGAGTATTACCCATCGCTGGTTAGTTTCGGCATTTGGTGGCGTTGGTTCGACGGCCAGAGATGTCAATGGGCTGTTTTCTGACAATCACTATTCGGGTGGTGTTGGTTTCCGTTACTTAATGGCAAGACGTTATGGTTTACATGCAGGTATTGATTTAGCAGCAAGTGAAGAAGATAGCGCAATCTATTTCCAAGTAGGGACGGGTTTATAG